Proteins encoded within one genomic window of Amycolatopsis nigrescens CSC17Ta-90:
- the dxs gene encoding 1-deoxy-D-xylulose-5-phosphate synthase, which yields MTLLDSVRGPADLKRMDQDQLPLLADEIRDFLVEKVRLAGGHLGPNLGVVELTIALHRVFSSPQDPILWDVGHQSYVHKIITGRHHEFDKLRQLGGVTGYPARAESEHDFVENSHASTALSYADGLSKAFQLSGGGRHAVAVVGDGALTGGMCWEALNNIAAEPGRPVVIVVNDNGRSYSPTIGGLADHLASLRLQPGYERLLDGGRELLQHTPVVGKPLYAALHAAKAGIKDALSPQMMFSDLGLKYLGPVDGHDFVALEKALHSAKAFGGPVIVHAVTEKGHGYPPAVNHEADQMHQTDPIDPDTGLPKPKKGLSWTAVFGEELARLGDERTDLVAITAAMLRSTGLHKFAEAHPDRWFDVGIAEQHAVTSAAGLAMGGMHPVVAVYSTFLNRAFDQLLMDVALHRQPVTLVLDRAGITGPDGPSHHGMWDLSLLGMVPGIRVAAPRDAETVREELREAVAISDGPSVLRFSKGTVVESVPALERIGDVDVLHRPRAGVEPDVLLVAVGAFAPLGLAAADRLADQGIGVTVVDPRWVLPVPAELVELAGRHRLVVTVEDSGRHGGFGSALAAALRDADCDVPLRDLAVPQRFLAHGSREEVLAGIGLTAQDVARRVTGWAAGLIGEPQREPSSTES from the coding sequence GTGACGTTGCTGGATTCGGTACGGGGACCGGCCGACCTGAAGCGAATGGATCAGGATCAGCTGCCCCTGCTGGCCGACGAGATCCGCGACTTTCTGGTCGAGAAGGTGCGCCTGGCCGGCGGGCACCTCGGCCCGAACCTCGGCGTGGTCGAGCTGACCATCGCGCTGCACCGGGTGTTCTCCTCCCCGCAGGACCCGATCCTCTGGGACGTCGGGCACCAGAGCTACGTGCACAAGATCATCACCGGCCGGCACCACGAGTTCGACAAGCTGCGCCAGCTCGGCGGCGTCACCGGTTACCCGGCTCGCGCGGAGAGCGAGCACGACTTCGTGGAGAACAGCCACGCCTCCACCGCGCTGTCCTATGCGGACGGGCTGTCCAAGGCCTTTCAGCTCTCCGGCGGCGGACGGCACGCCGTCGCGGTCGTCGGCGACGGCGCGCTCACCGGCGGCATGTGCTGGGAGGCGCTGAACAACATCGCCGCCGAGCCGGGCCGCCCGGTGGTCATCGTGGTCAACGACAACGGCCGCTCGTACTCGCCGACCATCGGCGGTCTCGCCGACCACCTCGCTTCGCTGCGCCTCCAGCCCGGCTACGAGCGGCTGCTCGACGGTGGCCGCGAACTGCTCCAGCACACCCCCGTGGTGGGCAAGCCGCTCTACGCCGCGCTGCACGCCGCGAAGGCGGGCATCAAGGACGCGCTCAGCCCGCAGATGATGTTCTCCGACCTCGGCCTGAAGTACCTCGGCCCGGTGGACGGCCACGACTTCGTCGCGCTGGAGAAGGCGCTGCACAGCGCGAAGGCGTTCGGCGGCCCGGTCATCGTGCACGCGGTCACCGAGAAGGGCCACGGTTACCCGCCCGCGGTGAACCACGAGGCCGACCAGATGCACCAGACCGACCCGATCGACCCGGACACCGGGCTGCCCAAGCCGAAGAAGGGGCTGAGCTGGACCGCGGTCTTCGGCGAAGAGCTGGCCAGGCTCGGCGACGAGCGCACGGACCTGGTCGCGATCACCGCGGCCATGCTGCGCTCCACCGGGCTGCACAAGTTCGCCGAGGCGCACCCGGACCGCTGGTTCGACGTCGGCATCGCCGAGCAGCACGCGGTCACCTCCGCGGCCGGGCTCGCGATGGGCGGTATGCACCCGGTGGTGGCGGTCTACTCGACCTTCCTCAACCGCGCCTTCGACCAGCTGCTGATGGACGTGGCGCTGCACCGGCAGCCGGTCACCCTGGTGCTCGACCGGGCCGGCATCACCGGCCCGGACGGCCCAAGCCACCACGGCATGTGGGACCTGTCGTTGCTCGGCATGGTGCCCGGCATCCGGGTGGCCGCGCCGCGCGACGCGGAGACCGTGCGCGAGGAGCTGCGGGAGGCGGTGGCCATCTCGGACGGCCCGAGCGTGCTGCGGTTCTCCAAGGGCACCGTGGTCGAGTCCGTGCCGGCGCTGGAGCGGATCGGCGACGTGGACGTGCTGCACCGGCCGCGCGCCGGGGTGGAGCCGGACGTGCTGCTGGTCGCGGTGGGCGCCTTCGCGCCGCTGGGCCTCGCCGCCGCGGACCGGCTCGCCGACCAGGGCATCGGGGTGACCGTGGTGGACCCGCGTTGGGTGCTGCCGGTGCCCGCGGAGCTGGTCGAGCTGGCCGGCCGGCATCGGCTCGTGGTCACCGTCGAGGACAGCGGGCGGCACGGCGGCTTCGGCTCGGCGCTGGCCGCCGCGCTCCGCGACGCCGACTGCGACGTCCCGTTGCGCGATCTCGCGGTGCCGCAGCGGTTTCTGGCGCACGGTTCGCGCGAGGAGGTGCTCGCCGGGATCGGCCTTACCGCACAGGACGTGGCGCGGCGGGTCACCGGCTGGGCGGCCGGCCTGATCGGCGAACCCCAGCGCGAGCCCAGCTCCACCGAAAGCTGA
- a CDS encoding pyridoxal phosphate-dependent decarboxylase family protein, producing the protein MTSPFALAGGISGPHENLHPLLTVVVDALAKGAATRGGPIPAGTPAEMDALVRRTLGDPAPGTGTGATEALRTLTELLARGAADPADPACAAHLHCPPLAVAVAAELAAATLNQSLDSWDQSPAASAMEPLVIRALAGLAGYRGPAADGVVTSGGTESNLMGLLFARDHALRAHRNVDASRSGVPADARPAVFCSASAHFSVARNAGFLGLGEDCVVPVPTDELHRMRPDELRRAIAAAVGEGRLPMAIVATAGTTDLGAIDPLPEIAVIARENEVWFHVDAAFGGGALFSDRLRPLLRGIAEADSIGLDLHKLGWLPVAAGVFLSRDAARFSVIDRRVEYLISDDDHDAGYPSLLGHSLRTTRRPDVFKLAVTLRALGTEGLGRLVERCHELARYAASEVRLRPRLKLHSTPTLSTVLFQFSTPVHATDTAERNRLNSELRRDLLRTGTAVIGRTEFDGEVWLKLTLLNPHTTERDLDALLDSVAQAGERLLTADPLPAVLA; encoded by the coding sequence GTGACGTCACCTTTCGCACTCGCCGGCGGGATCAGCGGCCCGCACGAGAACCTGCACCCACTGCTGACCGTGGTCGTCGACGCGCTGGCCAAGGGCGCCGCCACCCGCGGCGGCCCGATCCCGGCCGGCACCCCGGCCGAGATGGACGCGCTGGTCCGCCGCACGCTCGGCGACCCGGCGCCCGGCACCGGAACCGGCGCGACCGAGGCGCTGCGCACGCTCACCGAGCTGCTCGCCCGCGGCGCGGCCGACCCGGCGGACCCGGCCTGCGCGGCGCACCTGCACTGCCCGCCGCTGGCCGTTGCCGTCGCCGCCGAGCTCGCCGCCGCCACCCTGAACCAGTCGCTGGACTCCTGGGACCAGTCGCCCGCGGCGTCCGCGATGGAGCCGCTGGTCATCCGGGCGCTGGCCGGGCTGGCCGGCTACCGGGGACCGGCCGCGGACGGGGTGGTGACCAGTGGCGGCACCGAGTCCAACCTGATGGGGCTGCTCTTCGCGCGCGACCACGCCCTGCGCGCGCACCGGAACGTCGACGCCAGCCGCAGCGGGGTACCGGCCGACGCCAGGCCCGCGGTGTTCTGCTCGGCTTCGGCGCACTTCTCGGTGGCGCGCAACGCGGGTTTCCTCGGCCTCGGGGAGGACTGCGTGGTGCCGGTGCCCACCGACGAGCTGCACCGGATGCGCCCGGACGAGCTGCGCCGCGCGATCGCGGCGGCGGTGGGCGAGGGCCGGCTGCCGATGGCGATCGTCGCCACCGCGGGCACCACCGACCTCGGCGCCATCGACCCGCTGCCGGAAATCGCCGTCATCGCAAGGGAAAACGAGGTCTGGTTCCATGTGGACGCGGCCTTCGGCGGCGGCGCGCTGTTCTCCGACCGGCTGCGGCCACTGCTGCGCGGCATCGCGGAAGCCGACTCCATCGGGCTGGACCTGCACAAGCTCGGCTGGCTCCCGGTGGCCGCCGGGGTGTTTCTCAGCCGGGACGCCGCGCGGTTCTCGGTGATCGACCGCCGGGTGGAGTACCTGATCAGCGACGACGACCACGACGCCGGTTACCCCAGCCTGCTGGGACATTCACTGCGCACCACCCGGCGGCCCGACGTGTTCAAGCTGGCCGTCACCCTGCGCGCGCTGGGCACCGAAGGGCTGGGCCGGCTGGTCGAGCGCTGCCACGAACTCGCCCGCTACGCCGCGTCGGAAGTTCGGCTGCGCCCGCGGCTGAAGCTGCACAGCACACCGACCCTGAGCACCGTGCTGTTCCAGTTCTCCACGCCCGTGCACGCCACCGACACCGCCGAGCGCAACCGGCTGAACTCGGAGCTGCGGCGCGACCTCCTGCGCACCGGGACCGCGGTGATCGGGCGGACCGAGTTCGACGGCGAGGTGTGGCTGAAACTCACCCTGCTCAACCCGCACACCACCGAACGCGACCTCGACGCCCTGCTCGACTCGGTGGCGCAAGCGGGTGAACGGCTGCTGACCGCCGACCCGCTACCGGCCGTGCTGGCCTGA
- a CDS encoding AMP-binding protein produces the protein MESFLRELIGHGDQDAVWLKAQQDITYRALGRQVDELAHTFRAHRIDGGHAVLVDARTHFTALCAVFALWAVDAQVVLSAHGLDPHEVARANGARYRLSFGVCRDASLAGTEVVVRPQAMPLGPRSADCLVVLERDGGRRSWSAAELLAELRERTRHVPSPRQESFLDAGGAHTAAGVFVDTVLTCTYRGGCLRTPHHQLTPIGV, from the coding sequence ATGGAGTCGTTTCTCCGGGAGTTGATCGGCCACGGCGACCAGGACGCCGTCTGGCTCAAGGCACAACAGGACATCACCTACCGGGCCCTCGGGCGCCAGGTCGACGAGCTCGCGCACACCTTCCGCGCGCACCGCATCGACGGCGGCCACGCCGTACTGGTCGACGCGCGGACCCATTTCACCGCGCTGTGCGCCGTTTTCGCGCTGTGGGCGGTGGACGCGCAGGTGGTGCTGTCCGCGCACGGCCTCGACCCGCACGAGGTGGCCCGCGCCAACGGGGCCCGCTACCGGCTGTCCTTCGGGGTGTGCCGCGACGCCTCGCTCGCCGGCACCGAGGTGGTGGTGCGCCCGCAGGCGATGCCGCTCGGGCCGCGCTCGGCCGACTGCCTGGTGGTGCTGGAACGCGACGGCGGCCGCCGGTCCTGGTCCGCCGCGGAGCTGCTCGCCGAGCTGCGCGAGCGCACCCGGCACGTGCCCAGCCCGCGCCAGGAGTCCTTTTTGGACGCCGGTGGCGCGCACACCGCGGCCGGCGTGTTCGTGGACACGGTACTGACCTGCACCTACCGCGGCGGCTGCCTGCGGACCCCGCACCACCAGCTCACCCCGATTGGAGTTTGA
- a CDS encoding DMT family transporter: MPPGTATLRGATFAVLACLLWGLDVFVPLLLPGFGAMTIAASRFLAYGLVSLLILAARGRLSLVAGYGPRVLGQCLLLGAVGEFAYYVFVVLGVKFVGGPVVAVIIGILPVTVTVCGGSEELPVRRLAVPITLILSGVLLVNLTEIDWREVGSHGPAGQLLGVGCAIAALAMWTWFAVANARFLNRNPQVSAADWSAMLGVATLVPAAVTAPFVLDLSAPGGQLAGLAAGALVLGLAVSWLGTVFWNRASRGLSVSLLGQLMVFETIASLTYIFLHAGTAPPPVEVAGIALAVIGLSLGIGIHQSTHKKKEVG, translated from the coding sequence GTGCCCCCCGGTACCGCCACCCTCCGCGGTGCGACGTTCGCCGTCCTGGCCTGCCTGCTGTGGGGCCTGGACGTGTTCGTTCCCTTGCTGCTGCCCGGTTTCGGCGCGATGACGATCGCCGCGAGCCGGTTCCTGGCCTACGGGCTGGTCTCCCTGCTCATCCTCGCCGCACGCGGCAGGTTGTCACTGGTGGCCGGTTACGGCCCGCGGGTGCTCGGCCAGTGCCTGCTGCTCGGCGCGGTCGGTGAGTTCGCCTACTACGTGTTCGTGGTGCTCGGCGTCAAGTTCGTCGGCGGGCCGGTGGTGGCGGTGATCATCGGCATCCTGCCGGTCACGGTGACCGTCTGCGGCGGCAGCGAGGAGCTGCCGGTGCGGCGGCTCGCGGTGCCGATCACGCTGATCCTGTCCGGGGTGCTGCTGGTCAACCTCACCGAGATCGACTGGCGGGAGGTCGGTTCGCACGGGCCGGCCGGGCAGCTGCTCGGGGTCGGCTGCGCGATCGCCGCACTGGCCATGTGGACCTGGTTCGCGGTGGCGAACGCCCGCTTCCTGAACCGCAACCCGCAGGTGTCGGCGGCCGACTGGTCGGCGATGCTCGGCGTCGCCACGCTGGTCCCGGCCGCGGTCACCGCGCCGTTCGTGCTCGACCTGAGCGCGCCGGGCGGCCAGCTGGCCGGGCTCGCCGCGGGTGCGCTGGTACTGGGCCTGGCGGTGTCCTGGCTCGGCACGGTGTTCTGGAACCGCGCCTCCCGCGGCCTTTCCGTTTCGCTGCTGGGCCAGCTGATGGTCTTCGAGACCATCGCGTCGCTGACCTACATCTTCCTGCACGCCGGCACCGCCCCGCCGCCGGTCGAGGTGGCCGGCATCGCGCTGGCCGTCATCGGCCTGAGTCTCGGCATCGGGATCCACCAATCAACGCACAAGAAGAAGGAAGTCGGCTGA
- a CDS encoding aminobutyraldehyde dehydrogenase produces MTVGNFVDGKETPAVSGRTLDLTDPRTGEVFGTSVLSGQSDVDAALTAAERAFAGWRRSTPAQRQQALLGIADALERRADEFADAEVRETGKIRQVVLAEEIPESVSALRFFAGAARLPEGSAAGEYAPGHTSVIRREPIGVCAQIAPWNYPLMMAIWKIAPALAAGNTVVLKPAETTPSSAVLLAKTAAEFLPPGVFNVLCGDRETGRALVRHPITELVSITGSTRAGIDVATVAAADLKRTHLELGGNAPLLVFQDTDPADTAAGILGAAFYNAGQDCTAGSRVLVHESIHDDLVAELSAQAARYRPGTDFGPLNSAAQLDRVRGLVERLPAHARVRTGGTRAGDHGFYFSPTVISHLRQSDEIVREEIFGPVVTVQKFADEAEALALANGVPYGLASSVWTRDHSRAVRVSAELDFGCVWVNTHGPLVAEMPHGGFGHSGHGKDLSAYSLAEYTRVKHVMTRFE; encoded by the coding sequence GTGACTGTAGGAAACTTCGTCGACGGCAAGGAGACACCGGCCGTGAGCGGGCGGACCCTGGACCTAACCGACCCCCGCACCGGCGAGGTCTTCGGCACCAGCGTCCTTTCCGGACAGTCTGATGTGGACGCTGCACTGACCGCGGCGGAGCGGGCGTTCGCAGGCTGGCGGCGGAGCACGCCCGCGCAGCGCCAGCAGGCCCTGCTCGGAATCGCGGACGCGCTGGAACGCCGGGCCGACGAGTTCGCCGATGCCGAAGTGCGCGAGACCGGCAAGATCCGCCAGGTGGTGCTGGCCGAGGAGATCCCGGAAAGCGTGAGCGCGCTGCGGTTTTTCGCCGGTGCCGCCAGGTTGCCCGAAGGCAGCGCCGCCGGAGAGTACGCGCCGGGGCACACTTCGGTCATCCGGCGCGAACCGATCGGGGTCTGCGCGCAGATCGCGCCGTGGAACTATCCGCTGATGATGGCGATCTGGAAGATCGCGCCCGCGCTGGCCGCCGGGAACACCGTGGTGCTCAAGCCCGCCGAGACCACCCCGAGCAGCGCGGTGCTGCTGGCGAAGACGGCCGCGGAGTTCCTGCCGCCCGGCGTGTTCAACGTGCTGTGCGGGGATCGCGAGACCGGCAGGGCGCTGGTCCGGCACCCGATCACCGAGCTGGTCTCGATAACCGGTTCCACCAGGGCCGGCATCGACGTGGCCACGGTGGCCGCGGCCGACCTCAAGCGGACCCACCTGGAGCTCGGCGGCAACGCGCCGCTGCTGGTGTTCCAGGACACCGACCCGGCGGACACCGCGGCCGGGATACTCGGCGCGGCCTTCTACAACGCCGGGCAGGACTGCACCGCGGGCAGCCGGGTGCTGGTGCACGAGTCGATCCACGACGACCTGGTCGCCGAGCTGTCCGCACAAGCCGCGCGGTACCGGCCCGGCACCGACTTCGGGCCGCTGAACAGCGCGGCCCAGCTCGACCGGGTCCGCGGCCTTGTCGAGCGGCTGCCCGCGCACGCCAGGGTGCGGACCGGCGGCACGCGCGCCGGCGACCACGGGTTCTACTTCTCCCCCACCGTGATCTCGCACCTGCGCCAGTCCGACGAGATCGTGCGGGAGGAGATCTTCGGCCCGGTGGTCACCGTGCAGAAGTTCGCCGACGAGGCCGAAGCGCTCGCGCTGGCCAACGGCGTGCCGTATGGCCTCGCGTCGTCGGTGTGGACCAGGGACCACTCCCGCGCGGTGCGGGTCTCCGCGGAGCTGGACTTCGGTTGCGTGTGGGTCAACACGCACGGCCCGCTGGTCGCCGAGATGCCGCACGGCGGGTTCGGGCACTCCGGCCACGGCAAGGACCTGTCCGCGTATTCGCTCGCCGAGTACACCAGGGTCAAGCACGTGATGACCCGGTTCGAGTAG
- a CDS encoding thiamine pyrophosphate-binding protein, with translation MSRIGGDLVVETLRALGADTVFGLPGQHALGLFEALRRAPGLRLVSARVENNLAFAADGHARARLGLDPTGPVPVTPMIVSTGPGALLTLSSLQESMAASVPVLGISSQVPAAGLGGGRHGYLHELPDQQASFRDVVKSVHLARTASQIPTALRAAWESAATAPYGPVWVEIPQDVLLAPVALPAIRSVPAAPAPLKPLPDLVAEAVRLLDGAVNPVILAGGGVARAGAGAELRALAEALRAPVLCTFGGKGAFGWDHPLSGQGWLEDWHSTEFLAGADVLLVAGSGLGELSSNYHRFAPRGRVIQIEADPGKLESNHPALGIHADARLALAELAAGVTARAADGKAEAAVAELLAKVRARLAGQSLDLEQRVLADVRAALPPGTPSFWDMTILGYWAWSAWNADGAPMHTAQGAGGLGYGLPGALGAAAATGGPVLAVSGDGGAMYGLGELATAVQHGLDVTWLIVDDGGYGILREYLTGAFGHTTATELARPDFVALAKAFGIDAKLSSVDDIGADLAAALRAPGPSVVVLPALLRMFAPTHLEN, from the coding sequence ATGAGCCGGATCGGCGGCGACCTGGTCGTGGAAACCCTGCGCGCGCTCGGCGCGGACACCGTGTTCGGCCTGCCAGGCCAGCACGCGCTCGGCCTGTTCGAGGCCCTGCGCAGGGCTCCCGGCCTGCGCCTGGTGAGCGCGCGGGTGGAGAACAACCTGGCCTTCGCCGCGGACGGCCACGCCCGCGCCAGGCTTGGCCTCGATCCGACCGGTCCGGTGCCGGTCACCCCGATGATCGTCTCCACCGGTCCTGGCGCGCTGCTCACCCTGTCCTCGCTGCAGGAGTCCATGGCCGCGTCGGTGCCGGTGCTCGGCATCTCCAGCCAGGTCCCGGCGGCCGGGCTCGGCGGCGGTCGGCACGGCTACCTGCACGAGCTGCCCGACCAGCAGGCCAGTTTCCGCGACGTGGTGAAGTCGGTGCATCTCGCCCGCACGGCGAGCCAGATCCCCACCGCGCTGCGGGCCGCCTGGGAGAGCGCGGCGACCGCACCGTACGGCCCGGTTTGGGTGGAGATCCCGCAGGACGTGCTGCTCGCCCCGGTCGCGCTGCCGGCGATCAGGTCGGTGCCCGCCGCGCCCGCGCCGCTGAAGCCGTTGCCGGATCTGGTGGCGGAGGCGGTGCGGCTGCTCGACGGAGCGGTGAACCCGGTGATCCTGGCCGGCGGCGGGGTGGCCAGGGCGGGCGCCGGCGCCGAGCTGCGCGCGCTGGCCGAAGCGCTGCGGGCGCCGGTGCTGTGCACCTTCGGCGGCAAGGGCGCGTTCGGCTGGGACCATCCGCTGTCCGGGCAGGGCTGGCTGGAGGACTGGCACAGCACCGAGTTCCTGGCCGGCGCCGACGTGCTGCTGGTGGCCGGTTCCGGGCTCGGCGAGCTGTCCAGCAACTACCACCGGTTCGCGCCGCGCGGCAGGGTGATCCAGATCGAGGCGGACCCCGGCAAGCTGGAGTCGAACCATCCGGCGCTCGGTATCCACGCCGATGCCAGGCTCGCACTGGCCGAGCTGGCGGCCGGGGTCACCGCCCGCGCGGCCGACGGGAAGGCTGAAGCGGCGGTCGCCGAGCTGCTGGCGAAGGTGCGCGCGAGGCTGGCCGGGCAGTCCCTCGACCTGGAGCAGCGCGTACTGGCCGACGTCCGGGCCGCGCTGCCGCCGGGCACGCCCAGCTTCTGGGACATGACCATCCTCGGCTACTGGGCCTGGTCGGCCTGGAACGCCGACGGCGCGCCGATGCACACCGCGCAGGGTGCCGGCGGGCTCGGCTACGGCCTGCCCGGCGCGCTCGGCGCGGCGGCCGCCACCGGCGGGCCGGTGCTCGCGGTGTCCGGGGACGGTGGCGCGATGTACGGCCTCGGCGAGCTGGCCACCGCCGTGCAGCACGGGCTGGACGTCACCTGGCTGATCGTGGACGACGGCGGTTACGGCATCCTGCGCGAGTACCTCACCGGCGCCTTCGGCCACACCACCGCCACCGAGCTGGCCAGGCCGGACTTCGTGGCACTGGCCAAGGCTTTCGGCATCGACGCTAAACTGTCCTCTGTGGACGATATCGGCGCCGACCTGGCCGCGGCCCTGCGCGCACCGGGGCCCAGCGTGGTGGTCCTGCCCGCTTTGCTGCGCATGTTCGCCCCTACCCATCTGGAGAACTGA
- the speB gene encoding agmatinase produces MSEQPVGPVDSSKVPRFAGFATFARLPRADQVERADVAVVGVPFDAGVSYRPGARFGPAAVREASRLLRPYHPELDVSPFATKQVVDAGDIAVNPFNIGEAIETLQQEAESLTADGTRLVTVGGDHTIALPLLRAAANRHGPVALLHFDAHLDTWDTYFGEPYTHGTPFRRASEEGILDTSALSHVGTRGPLYGKRDLEEDRRLGFGIVTSGDVLRRGVAETVDALRQRIGDRPLYVSVDIDVLDPAHAPGTGTPEAGGMTSRELLEILRGLAGCNLIGADVVELAPAYDHAEITAIAASHVAYDLVSLLSLGTAR; encoded by the coding sequence TTGAGCGAGCAGCCCGTTGGCCCGGTGGATTCGTCGAAGGTGCCCCGGTTCGCCGGGTTCGCCACCTTCGCCAGGCTGCCGAGGGCGGACCAGGTCGAGCGCGCGGACGTGGCGGTGGTCGGCGTGCCCTTCGACGCCGGGGTCTCCTACCGCCCCGGCGCCCGGTTCGGCCCGGCCGCGGTCCGCGAGGCGAGCCGGCTGCTGCGGCCCTACCACCCCGAACTGGACGTCTCGCCGTTCGCCACCAAGCAGGTGGTGGACGCCGGCGACATCGCAGTGAACCCGTTCAACATCGGCGAAGCGATCGAAACCCTGCAGCAGGAGGCGGAGTCGCTCACCGCGGACGGCACCAGGCTGGTCACCGTCGGCGGTGACCACACCATCGCGCTGCCGCTGCTGCGGGCGGCGGCGAACCGGCACGGGCCGGTCGCGCTGCTGCACTTCGACGCGCATCTGGACACCTGGGACACCTACTTCGGCGAGCCGTACACGCACGGCACCCCGTTCCGGCGGGCCTCCGAGGAGGGAATCCTGGACACCAGCGCGCTTTCCCACGTCGGCACCCGCGGCCCGCTCTACGGCAAGCGCGACCTCGAGGAGGACCGGCGGCTCGGCTTCGGCATCGTGACCTCCGGGGACGTGCTGCGGCGCGGGGTCGCCGAGACGGTGGACGCGCTGCGCCAGCGGATCGGCGACCGGCCGCTGTACGTCTCGGTGGACATCGACGTGCTCGACCCGGCGCACGCGCCCGGCACCGGAACCCCGGAGGCGGGCGGCATGACCAGCCGTGAGCTGCTGGAGATCCTGCGCGGACTGGCGGGCTGCAACCTGATCGGCGCGGACGTGGTGGAACTGGCGCCCGCCTACGACCACGCCGAGATCACCGCCATCGCCGCGTCGCACGTGGCCTACGACCTGGTGAGCCTGCTCAGCCTCGGTACTGCCCGATGA
- a CDS encoding sodium:solute symporter: protein MAGDFAVIAAYIAGMIGIGWAGLRLAKTRSDYLVAGRRLGWFMYSGTMSAVVLGGASTIGGVKLGYTYGVSGAWLVITIGLGILVLHAVFARRLVKLRVYTVGEMLDLRYGGSTTAISGVVMWVYTLMLTVTSTLAFATIFKVLFDVPSVAGIAIGGSIVVLYSVLGGMWSITLTDIAQFVIMMIGMLAILLPVAISSAGGFEGIGERLDASYFSFTAIGGETIFTYVLVYGFGLLIGQDIWQRVFTARTPRVATGGGILAGVYCLVYAVAGALIGTAAKALYPSLASAQDAFATVVEDLLPTGLRGLVLAAALSALMSTASGALIACSTVSTNDLLGKLRRKDGSRLSESDSVNRNRLTTLVLGVLAIGIAMVVTDVVNALTVAYNVLVGGLLVAILGALLWKRGTRAGALASMVTGSVVVIVSMITEGMDANEPIYYGLGASLVAYLLGSLLSPRTPADVLTAWDERLHGQDKAVEPLSTS from the coding sequence GTGGCCGGTGACTTCGCGGTGATCGCGGCCTACATCGCCGGAATGATCGGGATCGGCTGGGCCGGGCTGCGGCTGGCCAAGACCAGGTCCGACTACCTGGTGGCCGGCCGGCGGCTGGGCTGGTTCATGTACTCCGGCACGATGTCCGCGGTCGTGCTCGGCGGCGCGTCCACCATCGGCGGGGTCAAGCTCGGCTACACCTACGGCGTCTCCGGCGCCTGGCTGGTGATCACCATCGGGCTCGGCATCCTGGTGCTGCACGCGGTGTTCGCCAGGCGGCTGGTGAAACTGCGCGTGTACACCGTCGGCGAGATGCTGGATCTGCGCTACGGCGGCTCCACCACGGCGATCTCCGGGGTGGTCATGTGGGTCTACACGCTGATGCTCACGGTCACCTCGACGCTGGCCTTCGCGACGATCTTCAAGGTGCTGTTCGACGTGCCGAGCGTGGCCGGTATCGCGATCGGCGGGTCGATCGTGGTGCTCTACTCGGTGCTCGGCGGCATGTGGTCGATCACGCTCACCGACATCGCCCAGTTCGTGATCATGATGATCGGCATGCTGGCCATCCTGCTGCCGGTGGCGATCAGCTCGGCGGGCGGATTCGAGGGGATCGGCGAACGGCTGGACGCGAGCTACTTCTCCTTCACCGCCATCGGCGGCGAGACGATCTTCACCTATGTCCTGGTGTACGGCTTCGGGCTGCTGATCGGCCAGGACATCTGGCAGCGGGTGTTCACCGCGCGCACTCCCCGCGTTGCCACCGGCGGCGGCATCCTCGCCGGGGTCTACTGCCTGGTCTACGCGGTGGCCGGGGCGCTGATCGGCACCGCAGCGAAGGCGCTGTACCCGAGCCTGGCCTCCGCGCAGGACGCGTTCGCCACCGTGGTCGAGGACCTGCTGCCCACTGGCCTGCGCGGGCTGGTGCTGGCGGCGGCGCTGTCCGCGCTGATGTCCACCGCGAGCGGCGCGCTGATCGCCTGCTCCACGGTGAGCACCAACGACCTGCTCGGGAAACTGCGCCGCAAGGACGGTTCCCGACTGTCCGAATCGGACTCGGTGAACCGGAACCGGTTGACCACGCTGGTACTCGGCGTGCTCGCGATCGGGATCGCGATGGTGGTGACCGACGTGGTGAACGCGCTGACGGTGGCCTACAACGTGCTCGTCGGCGGCCTGCTGGTGGCCATCCTCGGCGCGTTGCTCTGGAAGCGCGGCACCAGGGCCGGGGCGCTGGCGTCCATGGTCACCGGTTCGGTGGTGGTGATCGTGTCCATGATCACCGAGGGGATGGACGCGAACGAACCGATCTACTACGGCCTCGGTGCGAGCCTGGTGGCCTACCTGCTGGGCAGCCTGCTCAGCCCGCGCACCCCGGCGGACGTGCTGACCGCCTGGGACGAGCGGCTGCACGGCCAAGACAAAGCCGTCGAGCCATTGAGTACCTCGTGA